The following proteins are co-located in the Macadamia integrifolia cultivar HAES 741 chromosome 3, SCU_Mint_v3, whole genome shotgun sequence genome:
- the LOC122074118 gene encoding 60S ribosomal protein L23, with protein MSKRGRGGSAGNKFRMSLGLPVAATVNCADNTGAKNLYIISVKGIKGRLNRLPSACVGDMVMATVKKGKPDLRKKVMPAVIVRQRKPWRRKDGVFMYFEDNAGVIVNPKGEMKGSAITGPIGKECADLWPRIASAANAIV; from the exons ATGTCGAAGCGAG GTCGCGGAGGATCGGCCGGAAACAAGTTCCGAATGTCTCTGGGTCTTCCGGTGGCGGCGACTGTGAATTGCGCCGACAACACCGGAGCGAAAAATCTCTACATCATATCAGTGAAGGGGATCAAGGGTCGTCTCAACAGATTGCCCTCTGCTTGTGTTGGTGACATGGTGATGGCCACCGTCAAGAAAGGTAAGCCCGATCTCAGGAAGAAGGTCATGCCTGCTGTCATTGTCAGGCAGCGCAAACCTTGGCGCCGAAAGGATGGTGTCTTCATGTACTTtgaag ATAATGCTGGAGTTATAGTGAATCCCAAGGGAGAAATGAAAG GATCTGCTATTACTGGTCCGATTGGAAAGGAGTGTGCAGATCTGTGGCCTAGGATTGCTAGTGCCGCCAATGCCATCGTTTAA
- the LOC122074796 gene encoding protein NRT1/ PTR FAMILY 4.5-like, with protein sequence MAILQGSLDCEGKPINKERYNGTKASWLICFAVTMMNAAYIPNLMNLVTYLHNIMHMDIATSSTTVTNLSGALAGFSLLGGFLTDSYITRFKGIIIFGPLEILGYGLLALQAHLPSLQPPTCDISNQSSNCKQVHGYNAVILYIALYTVILGEGFMRSILPSFGGDQFGEEETELQRQSSFFNWYTLGISIGGIIGLVFVVWFQNYKGWDLGFALCAAIVMLGIIVLAFGFKFYRHQIPSGSPFTRMLQVMVAAFKKRKLPLPENEDELYKDMSKEEILGGELLQHTKGFKFLDKASIMDGKTGKWMLCTVTQVEELKIIFRMCPIFVSSVVAYIPLPLIMTFTVQQGGTMDNRLGKIHISPASLMIIPIVLQTILLVLYDRLFVPFARKITGYRTGITYLQRVAIGFISGTVATCIAAVIEKKRKSVARDHGLIDSGDQIPMSVFWLGLQFFALGINDAITFVGLLEFFNSEVSKGMKSIGTAIFWCILGLTSLIGSILVNVVNKATSHPGKGEIGWLEGNNLNKNHLDRFYWLLTILGLVGYLNYLFWAKRYVYRRDYLVPKD encoded by the exons ATGGCAATACTACAGGGTTCCTTAGATTGTGAGGGCAAGCCCATCAACAAAGAGAGATATAATGGAACTAAGGCTTCATGGCTTATTTGCT TTGCTGTTACTATGATGAATGCGGCTTATATTCCAAACTTGATGAACTTGGTGACTTACCTTCATAACATAATGCATATGGATATTGCAACCTCATCAACCACTGTTACTAACCTTAGTGGAGCTCTGGCTGGATTTTCTTTGCTCGGAGGGTTCCTTACTGACTCATATATCACTAGATTCAAGGGCATAATCATCTTTGGTCCCCTGGAGATTCTG GGGTATGGATTGCTAGCATTGCAAGCTCATCTTCCATCACTACAACCACCAACATGTGACATTTCCAACCAATCAAGCAATTGTAAGCAGGTCCATGGCTATAATGCTGTTATACTTTACATAGCCTTGTACACTGTAATCTTGGGTGAGGGTTTTATGCGATCAATCCTTCCATCCTTTGGGGGAGACCAGTTTGGTGAAGAAGAAACTGAGCTCCAGCGCCAGTCTAGCTTCTTCAACTGGTACACTCTTGGCATCTCAATTGGAGGAATAATAGGTCTAGTTTTCGTAGTATGGTTCCAGAACTATAAAGGCTGGGACCTTGGTTTCGCTCTATGCGCAGCCATTGTTATGCTTGGGATCATAGTTCTTGCTTTTGGCTTTAAATTCTACCGGCATCAAATTCCCAGTGGTAGCCCTTTCACTCGGATGCTTCAGGTCATGGTGGCTgcatttaaaaagagaaagctTCCCTTacctgaaaatgaagatgagttgTATAAAGATATGTCCAAGGAAGAGATTTTGGGTGGAGAGTTACTACAACACACAAAGGGTTTCAA ATTCTTGGATAAAGCTTCAATCATGGATGGGAAAACAGGGAAGTGGATGCTTTGCACTGTGACCCAAGTGGAGGAACTAAAAATCATCTTTAGAATGTGTCCTATCTTTGTTAGCTCTGTGGTTGCTTACATTCCCCTCCCACTGATCATGACTTTCACTGTTCAACAAGGGGGAACAATGGACAATAGGCTAGGGAAGATTCATATATCTCCTGCATCCCTCATGATAATCCCAATAGTTTTACAGACAATACTACTTGTTCTTTATGATAGGTTATTTGTGCCATTTGCAAGGAAGATAACTGGATATAGAACTGGAATCACTTATTTGCAAAGGGTAGCTATTGGGTTTATATCAGGAACAGTAGCAACTTGTATAGCTGctgtaatagagaagaaaaggaagagtgTGGCTAGGGATCATGGACTAATTGACTCTGGAGACCAGATACCCATGTCTGTATTTTGGCTTGGATTACAGTTCTTTGCTTTGGGCATCAATGATGCAATCACATTTGTTGGGTTATTAGAGTTCTTCAATAGTGAGGTCTCAAAGGGAATGAAGTCTATAGGAACTGCCATTTTTTGGTGTATACTAGGGTTGACATCTCTGATTGGATCTATTCTAGTGAATGTAGTAAACAAAGCTACAAGCCATCCTGGTAAAGGAGAGATTGGGTGGTTGGAGGGGAATAACTTAAACAAGAACCATCTTGACCGTTTCTATTGGCTGCTTACAATACTTGGATTGGTGGGTTACTTGAACTATCTGTTTTGGGCAAAGAGATATGTATATAGGAGAGATTATCTTGTTCCAAAAGATTGA